The genomic window GCTCCTGCTCCACATATCGCGTTGGGATTCAGTTACCGCTATGCATATAGGAGACTAAGAAGCCCAGCCATAGTATGTTGCTTGCAAGGTGCAAAAGGCTTACAAAAACCAAAGAGCCAGTCCTTTGGTATGCGTAGCCGTAAAGCAAAGAGGGCAAAAAGGTAAGCACAGACCAAAGGTCTGTGTAGAGTATCACATGAGGCACCGTAAAGAGAACTGAGACGTTTAGGTTTGACAGCCTCTGCATAAGGTATGCCCTAAAGAACAACTCTTCTGCAAAAGCCTGAAGGCTAAGGCTCATAAAGTTTTGAGGATGTAAAACATAAAGCAAAGGTAGTGCCAAAAGGCTTAAGTTCCATGGACTTTTTACTCCAAACCTCTCTGAAGGTAGAAAGACCAATAGTTTTCAACCCCTCAGACCCATTAAAATCTAAAATAAACGGTCAGCTCTCTGGTGGTGGCATGAGCTTTAGCCTATCTGGCACCTTAGAGAGACTACAGCTTAGGAGGTAGAGGCATGGAAGTAAAGCTACTTGTAAACGGAAAAGAGGTAAGACTAAAGGACTTTCCTCAAAGGGTGCTTTATAATCTCATTGAGGGTTATGTGAAAAGCCTAAACCTCCAAGAAGAGCCGAGGCAAGTAGAGGTTCATGTTAGGCTCAAAGAGGACCATAGTAGAGACACTAACCTTTGAGGTAGCAGAGGAACAAGAGGGTCTTAGGCTTGACCAGTTTCTCTCTCAGGCTTACCCCGACTTTTCAAGGAGCTACCACCAAAGGCTCATAGAAGAGGGCTATGTGCTTGTGGATGGTCTTGAGATAAGAAAGCCTTCAAAGAGGCTAAAAAGGGCAAGCCAAATAACCCTGCTTATTCCAGAGCCAGAGCCTCTTGAGGTGCTCCCAGAAAACATCCCCATTGACATAGTCTACGAAGACCAGCATATTCTCGTGCTTATAAAACCCTGCGGTCTTGTGGTGCACCCATCCCCGGGATACACCTCTGGAACGCTTGTGAACGCACTTCTTTATCATGTTAAAAGCCTCTCCTCCATAGGTGGTGTGGAAAGACCGGGCATAGTCCACCGGCTTGACAAGAACACCATGGGACTTATGGTGGTGGCAAAGACCGACATGGCACACAGAAGTCTCGCAGAGCAGTTTAAAGAAAGAAAAGTGGAAAAACTATACAAAGCCTTAGTAAAGGGCATTCCAAACTGGAGCTACAAGCTCATAGAAGCACCCATAGGAAGACACACAGAAGACAGAAAGAAGTTCACCATAAGAGAAGAGGGCAAGCCAGCCAAGAGCGAAGTCTGGCTTTTAAGAACCTTTCCCCGTCAAAGCATAAGCCTGCTTAAGGTAAAAATACACACAGGCAGGACACACCAAATAAGAGTGCACCTGTCTCATCTTGGCTTTCCCATCTTGGGAGACACCACCTATGGCTTTAAGAGAAGCTCCGTAGACAAAAGGCTACTTCAGACCCTTGGCGGTTGCCACATGCTCCTTAGCTATCATCTCTCCTTTGAGCATCCCCAAACAGGGCAAAAGCTCACCTTTGAAATACAAGAGCCAGAACCCTTCAAAAGCACCTTAGCCCTCATAGAAAAGCTTGAAGAAGAGCTCTCTTAGTCTTTGCACCGCACCCTCTCCACCAAGAACCTGCCTTAGCCTCTTAAACTCAAGCCTTTGGCTTTCCTTCCAATCCTCCTTCAGCTCCGAAAAAAACCTACACAAAGCCTCTGGACTTTTTTGAACCATCTCGGGCACCACATCCCTCTGGAGTATAAGGTTTGTGAGGGCTATGTTTTTTACCTTAACAAGAAGCCTTCCGAGAAGATAGGTTATGGGACTTACCCTATAAAAGACCACATGAGGAGAGTCCAAAAGGCTTGCCTCAAGCTCCGCAGTGCCACTGGCAAGAAGCGTAAAATCCGCATAAGCCATAGTGTTGTAAGAAGCCCTATCCAAGTCCTTGTTGGTTATGACCCTTATTGGAAAACCTGCAAACTCCCTCTCTAAGAAATCCCTAAAAGCCTCAAAGGTAGGAACAACCATAGGCTTTTCCACCCTCAGACATCTTAGCACCTCCTTCAGATAAGGCACATGCCTTTTTATCTCACTCCAACGACTTCCCGGAAGCAAAGCCACATAGTCCTCAAAGCCAAGAAAACTCTTCATAGCCTCCCTGCTTAGGCTTGGCTTTGCCAAATCCACAAGAGGATGCCCCACAAAATGCACCCTAAAGCCATCCCTTGCGTATTTTCTGTAAAAGTCCACCTCAAAGGGAAGTATCACAACAAGATGGTCTACAAGCTCCGATATTAGCCTTGCCCTGCCCTCCTTCCAAGCCCAAACCTGTGGAGAGATAAAGTAGATAATTTTTCTCACCTTCCCCTTAGCCCTCTTGAGAAGTGGCAAATTAAAGGCAGGAGCATCACACAAAAGGAGCACATCCACCTCAGGAAGAAGAGCCTCTATCTGTCTCCAAAGCCTGTAGACCTTTGGAATTTTTGGAAGAGCCTCCACAATACCCACTACAGAAAGCTCCTCTATGCGTGCCACACTTTTAAAGCCCAAAGACTCTAACCTCTCATCGGTTATGCCAATAAACTCCACACCCCCAAAGTCCTTGAAAATCTCATAAACATAGTTGCTTGCAGACCTCTCCCCCAGAGAAACAAAGACCCTCATTCAACCTTTGCAAAAGCTCCAAAGAGCCCTTCACCCTTCCTCTCTATCCTAACCCTCACACCCTCCAACCTCACAAAAAAGGCATAGGAAACCTCCACCCTACCAGAGCTCCTCACACTTACATACCTCTCCGCCCAGCAGTCCTCCAAGGCATTCCTAAAGGTCGCCTTCAAATAAGCCCCATCATGATGCTCCATAATCTCTGTGTAGACCACCTCCATGTAGTTATTCTCCTCCACCGCAGACCTCCACAAGCCCTCAAGCCCATCCTCAGAAACCTCAAAGGACACACCAAACTCCAAATCCTCTGGGTCCATGCCCTCAAGATACTCCTCTACCTTTGTCCTCAACACACCACAAAGCTCCCTTACCTTATCAAGCGAGGTCTGTCTGTAGGTTTCGTCTATAGGCATAGAATTATGATAACATTAAAAAGCATATAGTGTCGTAGTAAAATCGTATTACAGGTAAAAGCTTATGCAAGAGGCTAAATATTCTATCAATTATGTAGTTAGGCTACTTTTCAAAACATCTTCTATTAATGTTGCTTCTAGGATATTTGGATATTTAAGAACATTTTCTATAGCAATTTTGTTAGGATTTTCCTTGGATACGGATGCAGTCTTCCTTGCCCTTTCCATAATAGGATTATTTATTTTATTCTCTGAGTCTTTTGATACCGTTGGAGTTTCAAAGCTAGTAAGGTTATTTGAACAAGATAAAGAAAAATTTAAGATATTTGTTACAAATCTTTTTACACTTATTATACTTCTGTCTATCATAAACGTGTTTTTTGTAATTATATTGGTTTCTATATTACCATATGTAAGATTCATACCAAAGGAAATATCTATGTATGAGCCATTCAAACTTTCAATGTTTATTTTCTCTTTATACTCTGCTTTAAATTTCATATTTACTTTTTTTGGAAGTCTTACAAGAATAAGAAAACATTTTGTCTTATATTTCTTTGCAGAGTTTGTTTTTTATTTTTTCAATTTTGTTCTGACAACATTAGGATTAATGTATATTAAAAGCTATGTGATAATTCCAATATCTTTCCTAATCTCCTTATTCCTTGCAACTTTAATACTTATGCTTAAGAATCTATCTTATTTGGATTTTTCTGGTCTTAGTCTAAATTATATCAAAAAAGAGCTTAAATATATATTAAATGACTTCATAAGTGTATCATCCGCTTATGGAGCTTTCTATCTTTATACACTTGTAGATAAGTTTTTTGCAATCCACGTCGGAGAAAAAGCCCTATCTGCTCTTAATTATGGCTTTCTATTAGCAACTTCTGTGTGGAATATTTTAAGATTTGAAAGGATAGCTATTATAAACTTGGCAGAAAATTTGCAAAACTACAAAGCTTTTACGATTTTACTAAAAAACTATATTAAAATGCTAATTTTAATTTCTATCCCCTTTTCAATTATATTCTATGCATTACCTTATTACATAGTTAAGTTGCTATTTGGGTATGGAGCCTTTAGTTTAGAAGATATTTTATTGACATCAGAAGCGTTAAAGTATTATTCTTTTTCACTACCATTTACCATACTTTGGCCATTGGTTTTTAGAGCTATGATAGTTTCTAATCTTAGGCGTGCTGTTTTCGTTTTATCTATTTTTACTATACTCTTAAATATAATTACAAATTACATTTTTGTATTTATGCTTAGCTTAGGTATAAAGGGTATATGCATTGCTACCTTTATATCCTATGTGGTTTTAGTTGGAGGAGGGCTTTCTGTTATAATAGTAAATGGGAGAAAGGAAAAATGATTTTTCTCTTCCTATTTCTACTTAGTTGCATCATATTTTGGTGGATGCCTTATTTCATAAATATTCACGTGGGTATAGATAGAGAAATAAGTCAGTATACTTTTCTCGTATCTTTATTCAATTTTCTATTCTTTTCAATAGGTTATATAACTTTATACTTTTCTCTGAAGAATATCCGTTTTAGACCGTTGTTTTTTAGAGATTACAGTCTAAGAAAACTTTCTGAGTTTGCTGAAAATCTTTTGGTTCTTATAACACCTATATGTTTAATTTTTGCAATAACCTTTTTTTTCATGAGATTAGGTTATAAATACGGCGAAGGTCCTTATATGCCATTTATATTTCAGGTGTTCTTTTACTTACAAATATTTCTATACTTTGTATATGCAACTACAATAGGCACTAATAACTATAAACAAAGAAAGTTTATATTGTTAACTATATTTTTTATTTTAACTCGTTTCATAGTATCTTTACAATGGGGCAGGCTCTTTTTAGCTTATTCTATAGTTCCACTTTTTATACTACTACTTGCAAGAGGAATAATAAGACTCACTTTCAAAAATATAGTTGTTGCACTTGGTTTGTTTTTCGTTTTATTGTTTGCTATACCATTTTTTAGAGGGGATTTTTCTAAAATTCAGGGGGACAGTATATTTGTTGAAATCGGTTATTTGCTAGCTTTTGGTGGTCCAATTAGTCTTTTTGATGAATATAAGGATTTTTCTTATGAAGAAATTGCTAAAGCTGTAGGTATAGATGATAGATGTAATCCTTTGCTTATTTCTCTTACTGCTTGGCTAATTCCATATAAATATCTTGGTATTTGCACTCTTGATATATGGCAAGCAGAGGGTCGTCCTGCTACGCTTGATAGAATTTTTGCTATGTTAGAATTGGGTCCAAAAACTGCTTACGAAACGCTTTATGGTCCGGGTTCTGTATATTTCATAGAGCTTTACTTTGCCTTTGGTGAAAATCTTTTCATAGTTTATTTAATGTCTGCTTTGTTAGGAGGACTTTCTGCGTTTGCTTATACAAGGCTGAGATATAAGACTTTATTTGGAGTTGCATACTTAGAGATTTTACTTAAAGTATTGTTTGCGACAAGGTCTAATTTTGGACAGATATTTGAGAAAGCTATTCCTTTTGCTTTTGGTGTTATAATTATACTATTACTGATAAGTACTGATAAGCTTAATAAATTTCTTAAGGAGGTTGGTCATTGTCCAGCGAAATCCGCAAAGTGCTTATAACAACCAGTTCTAATGTTGGAGGAGTAAGGTTTGTTATGGAATCTTTATATTATGGTTTTAGTAAACTAGGCATAGAAAGTGAACTTGTAAACTTAAACAATTTAATTGCTAATGGTAAAAGATTAAAAGAATTGAGGGATACAAATATTTTAAAAATATTGAACCTTCATGCATTGTTTATTTCCCCTTTATGTAAGAACTGTATAAGTGTAGCACATGGCTTTCCAAGAAAGGATACATATAAACTTCATAGATATTTAGGTATATTATCTGCTTATATGTTGGCATCTAAGTTTTCAAAGTTTATAGCGATTTCAGAATTCACAAAAATGATTGTAGAGAGTATAATGGGCATAAAGATGTATGGAGTAATACATAGTCCCATACCACACGATTTTGCAGATTTGATATATTCTGGATATGATAGGCAAGACAAAAAGAAATACATAACTTACGTAGGAAGATTTCATCCTGACAAAAAAATAGATATATTTATAAATCCTCTTAAAGAGCTACTTAAACAATATACAGATTATAAGGTGTTAATAGTAGGTTATGGTCCATTGAAGGAAAAAATACAGAATTTGATTGGTGAAGACGATAGATTTATGATTATAGATAAACCAAGCAGAAACAAAATAAAAGATATACTTCTTAAAAGTAAAGTATTCTTCTCTGGAAATCCTTTTGAAAATTTTGGAATTACGTATCTCGAAGCTTTAGCTTGTGGTTGTAATTTGGTAATGCCTAATTTTGGCGGTGGAATAGAAATAGCACCAGAATATATAGGTAAAAGGATATTCACATACTATTTACCTGTTACTGATGAAAGGATATATGAAGCCTTAAAGAAAGCCTTAGTTTCTGAAAATATTCAAATAGACCTAAGTGAATATTTACCAGAAAGAGTAGCTATGAAGTATCTGGAGGTGGCAAAAAATGGATAAGAAGCCTAAAGTAAGCGTAGTAATGGCTTGTTATAGGGAACCTTTGGAGTATGTAAAAACAGCTGTAGACTCAATCCTAAATCAAACTTATAAAGATTTTGAGTTTCTTGTTATATTGAACGATGCAAATAATAGAGAATTGTACGATTTTTTACAAGATTTATCCAAAAGAGACAATAGAGTTAAGCTGTTTATATCAAATTTTAATCTTGGAATAGCTTCCAGATTTATATACGCGGACCTTTATGCAAAAGGAGATTATATAGCTATAATGGATGCAGATGATATTGCATTTCCTGACAGAATTGAAAAACAGGTTGAAATACTTGAAAAAAATATTGCAGATGTGGTAAGTGGTTGGATAGAAGAGTTTGATGATGAGAATAAAGATAATGTAGTAATAGGTATTAGGAAAGTTCCAGAAAAACATGAGGACATTTTAAAATTTGCAAAAAGAAGAAATCCAATTAATGATCCAACTACTATGTTTAAAAGGCAGTGCCTCTATGCTTTAAAAGGGATGAGTATATTAAACCATTTCGGTCTAGAATATATGATTTGGGTAAAATTGATGAAGGAAGGA from Hydrogenobacter sp. T-8 includes these protein-coding regions:
- a CDS encoding CPBP family glutamic-type intramembrane protease, whose amino-acid sequence is MSLSLQAFAEELFFRAYLMQRLSNLNVSVLFTVPHVILYTDLWSVLTFLPSLLYGYAYQRTGSLVFVSLLHLASNILWLGFLVSYMHSGN
- a CDS encoding glycosyltransferase family 4 protein, whose translation is MSSEIRKVLITTSSNVGGVRFVMESLYYGFSKLGIESELVNLNNLIANGKRLKELRDTNILKILNLHALFISPLCKNCISVAHGFPRKDTYKLHRYLGILSAYMLASKFSKFIAISEFTKMIVESIMGIKMYGVIHSPIPHDFADLIYSGYDRQDKKKYITYVGRFHPDKKIDIFINPLKELLKQYTDYKVLIVGYGPLKEKIQNLIGEDDRFMIIDKPSRNKIKDILLKSKVFFSGNPFENFGITYLEALACGCNLVMPNFGGGIEIAPEYIGKRIFTYYLPVTDERIYEALKKALVSENIQIDLSEYLPERVAMKYLEVAKNG
- the lpxB gene encoding lipid-A-disaccharide synthase is translated as MRVFVSLGERSASNYVYEIFKDFGGVEFIGITDERLESLGFKSVARIEELSVVGIVEALPKIPKVYRLWRQIEALLPEVDVLLLCDAPAFNLPLLKRAKGKVRKIIYFISPQVWAWKEGRARLISELVDHLVVILPFEVDFYRKYARDGFRVHFVGHPLVDLAKPSLSREAMKSFLGFEDYVALLPGSRWSEIKRHVPYLKEVLRCLRVEKPMVVPTFEAFRDFLEREFAGFPIRVITNKDLDRASYNTMAYADFTLLASGTAELEASLLDSPHVVFYRVSPITYLLGRLLVKVKNIALTNLILQRDVVPEMVQKSPEALCRFFSELKEDWKESQRLEFKRLRQVLGGEGAVQRLRELFFKLFYEG
- a CDS encoding RluA family pseudouridine synthase, translated to MLGSKRTIVETLTFEVAEEQEGLRLDQFLSQAYPDFSRSYHQRLIEEGYVLVDGLEIRKPSKRLKRASQITLLIPEPEPLEVLPENIPIDIVYEDQHILVLIKPCGLVVHPSPGYTSGTLVNALLYHVKSLSSIGGVERPGIVHRLDKNTMGLMVVAKTDMAHRSLAEQFKERKVEKLYKALVKGIPNWSYKLIEAPIGRHTEDRKKFTIREEGKPAKSEVWLLRTFPRQSISLLKVKIHTGRTHQIRVHLSHLGFPILGDTTYGFKRSSVDKRLLQTLGGCHMLLSYHLSFEHPQTGQKLTFEIQEPEPFKSTLALIEKLEEELS
- a CDS encoding lipid II flippase MurJ: MQEAKYSINYVVRLLFKTSSINVASRIFGYLRTFSIAILLGFSLDTDAVFLALSIIGLFILFSESFDTVGVSKLVRLFEQDKEKFKIFVTNLFTLIILLSIINVFFVIILVSILPYVRFIPKEISMYEPFKLSMFIFSLYSALNFIFTFFGSLTRIRKHFVLYFFAEFVFYFFNFVLTTLGLMYIKSYVIIPISFLISLFLATLILMLKNLSYLDFSGLSLNYIKKELKYILNDFISVSSAYGAFYLYTLVDKFFAIHVGEKALSALNYGFLLATSVWNILRFERIAIINLAENLQNYKAFTILLKNYIKMLILISIPFSIIFYALPYYIVKLLFGYGAFSLEDILLTSEALKYYSFSLPFTILWPLVFRAMIVSNLRRAVFVLSIFTILLNIITNYIFVFMLSLGIKGICIATFISYVVLVGGGLSVIIVNGRKEK
- a CDS encoding glycosyltransferase, which translates into the protein MDKKPKVSVVMACYREPLEYVKTAVDSILNQTYKDFEFLVILNDANNRELYDFLQDLSKRDNRVKLFISNFNLGIASRFIYADLYAKGDYIAIMDADDIAFPDRIEKQVEILEKNIADVVSGWIEEFDDENKDNVVIGIRKVPEKHEDILKFAKRRNPINDPTTMFKRQCLYALKGMSILNHFGLEYMIWVKLMKEGCRFYNIQEPILRFRFNRRTYMRRRGLGIFCEELKVLKFMKDINFLNKEEYYFNLFARFTARVLLSPFIPYIYAILRRR